One Aegilops tauschii subsp. strangulata cultivar AL8/78 chromosome 7, Aet v6.0, whole genome shotgun sequence genomic window carries:
- the LOC109782474 gene encoding uncharacterized protein: MARGINWRTHGSFGARREARWLKAACLHPPTARKFPPGASSPPASSSAPLPPHLLPPSVQHTALPLRPRSSSGYRGVGLRPSCVYYAEINYGDTSSRLGTFDTAHEATRVYDAAAWRLGRPRSQMNFSDVRTCEQAKDLAPPPRLISDEDRHLQRRRERRLLVA, encoded by the coding sequence ATGGCGCGCGGAATAAATTGGCGCACGCACGGTAGTTTTGGCGCGCGACGCGAAGCGCGCTGGTTAAAAGCCGCGTGCCTGCACCCGCCAACCGCCAGAAAGTTCCCTCCCGGCGCATCTTCTCCCCCCGCCTCTTCCAGCGCCCCGCTGCCGCCGCACCTTCTTCCCCCGTCTGTTCAGCACACTGCCTTGCCGCTGCGCCCCCGAAGCAGCTCGGGCTACCGCGGCGTCGGCCTCCGCCCCTCATGCGTGTATTACGCAGAGATCAACTATGGCGATACAAGCTCCAGGCTCGGAACATTCGACACCGCCCACGAGGCCACTCGCgtgtacgacgcggcggcgtggcgcctcggGCGGCCTCGGTCGCAGATGAATTTCTCCGACGTGCGGACGTGCGAGCAGGCGAAGGATCTCGCGCCTCCTCCGCGACTAATCAGCGACGAAGATCGTCACCTCCAGCGGAGGCGggagcgccgcctcctcgtcgcctAG